The proteins below are encoded in one region of Bremerella sp. P1:
- a CDS encoding sugar ABC transporter ATP-binding protein, whose translation MSSSSPPLLEVERISKRFPGVKALSEVSLRVGAGESIAVIGENGAGKSTLMKILAGIQSPDSGTIRVEGKPVEIRSVNDALELGIALIHQELNLCDNLSVGANIYLGREPKKLGWIDQAEVNALSRKYLEQVGLKIDPRKLLADLSIGQQQLVEIAKALSCNAKLLIMDEPTSSLSAREVDRLFEVIGSLRASGVSIVYISHRLSEVHQVCDRVVALRDGQNSGELAREEISHDNMVRLMVGRELDQFYAHQPVTPGEVVLSVKNVRTHAHPGHEISFELRAGEIVGLAGLVGAGRTELFETLFGIYPPEGGSIEVSGKPVSIRSPKDAIAHEIFLVPEDRKQQGLVLPMDVGQNTTLPGLHRLSYFSWVDTRQEQQLADDMVKRMRVKTPSTRQIIQYLSGGNQQKVVIAKWLAMNPKILLLDEPTRGIDVGAKHEIYELMEELARKGVAILFVSSEMEEILGMADRVLVMHEGSMSGELTRDQLSEEAVMHLATGQQLTAVE comes from the coding sequence ATGAGCTCTTCCTCCCCTCCGCTGTTAGAAGTCGAGCGAATCTCGAAGCGATTCCCCGGCGTGAAGGCTTTGTCCGAAGTCTCGCTGCGCGTCGGTGCTGGCGAGTCGATTGCCGTGATTGGCGAAAACGGCGCCGGCAAAAGCACGCTGATGAAAATCCTGGCCGGGATTCAATCGCCTGACTCCGGCACGATTCGGGTGGAGGGAAAGCCGGTCGAGATCCGCAGTGTGAACGACGCGCTGGAACTCGGCATCGCCTTGATTCACCAGGAATTGAACCTGTGTGATAACCTCTCGGTCGGTGCCAATATCTATCTGGGCCGCGAACCGAAGAAGCTGGGGTGGATCGATCAGGCCGAGGTGAATGCCCTCTCGCGAAAATATCTTGAACAGGTCGGGCTGAAGATCGATCCGCGGAAGCTGCTGGCGGATCTTTCCATCGGTCAGCAGCAGCTGGTCGAAATTGCCAAGGCCCTTTCGTGCAACGCGAAGCTGTTGATCATGGACGAGCCTACCTCGAGTCTGTCGGCCCGCGAGGTCGATCGGCTGTTCGAGGTGATCGGTTCGCTGCGAGCTTCCGGCGTAAGCATCGTTTACATCTCGCATCGCCTGAGCGAAGTGCACCAGGTTTGCGATCGTGTCGTGGCTTTGCGTGACGGTCAGAACAGCGGCGAGCTGGCCCGTGAAGAGATCTCGCACGACAACATGGTGCGGTTGATGGTCGGGCGTGAGCTCGATCAGTTCTATGCCCACCAGCCGGTGACGCCCGGTGAGGTAGTGCTTAGCGTGAAGAACGTTCGCACGCATGCTCATCCAGGCCATGAGATCAGCTTCGAACTGCGGGCCGGAGAAATTGTTGGCCTGGCAGGGCTGGTCGGGGCAGGGCGGACGGAACTGTTCGAGACCCTGTTCGGTATTTATCCGCCAGAAGGTGGCTCGATCGAAGTTTCCGGAAAGCCTGTCAGTATCCGTTCTCCCAAGGATGCGATTGCCCACGAGATTTTCCTGGTGCCGGAAGATCGCAAGCAGCAGGGGCTCGTCCTTCCCATGGATGTCGGACAGAACACCACGCTGCCGGGGCTGCATCGGCTGTCGTACTTTTCGTGGGTCGATACGCGACAAGAGCAACAACTGGCCGACGACATGGTCAAACGCATGCGGGTCAAAACGCCCAGCACGCGGCAAATTATCCAGTACCTAAGTGGCGGCAACCAGCAGAAGGTGGTCATCGCCAAGTGGCTGGCCATGAACCCCAAGATTCTGTTGTTGGACGAACCAACCCGCGGGATCGACGTGGGGGCGAAGCATGAAATTTACGAGCTGATGGAAGAGTTGGCTCGCAAAGGGGTGGCAATCCTGTTTGTTTCGAGTGAAATGGAAGAGATCCTGGGAATGGCCGACCGCGTGCTGGTGATGCACGAAGGGTCCATGTCTGGGGAGCTTACCCGTGACCAACTCAGTGAAGAGGCGGTCATGCATCTTGCCACCGGTCAGCAAC